In the Hordeum vulgare subsp. vulgare chromosome 7H, MorexV3_pseudomolecules_assembly, whole genome shotgun sequence genome, one interval contains:
- the LOC123408719 gene encoding RNA-binding protein 42 — translation MSSDPRNPNPPPPPGSSSSSLPAGPSYFPLPFHLQQQQQQPVATYQYQQLQQAHQLFQRDAQTITPEALESVKAALATSDVLDPSAARATASSSDPAAKKKTIPRRAAGQSWEDPTLTEWPENDYRLFCGDLGNEVNDDVLSKAFSRFPSFNMAKVVRDKRTGKTKGYGFVSFSNPTDLAAAIKEMNGKYVGNRPIKLRKSNWKERTDVEALQRQKNHIQKKPKTQKKGILHK, via the exons ATGTCGTCGGATCCTCGGAACCctaaccctcctcctcctcccggttcTTCGTCATCTTCGCTTCCGGCGGGCCCCAGTTATTTCCCGCTCCCTTTCcacctgcagcagcagcagcagcagccggtgGCGACCTACCAGTACCAGCAGCTGCAGCAAGCACATCAGCTCTTCCAGCGGGACGCTCAGACCATCACCCCCGAGGCGCTCGAGAGCGTCAAGGCCGCCCTCGCCACCAGCGACGTCCTCGACCCCTCTGCTGCCagggccaccgcctcctcctccgacccTGCCGCCAAGAAGAAGACAATCCCTCGTCGAGCAGCCGGACAGTCCTGGGAGGATCCCACCCTCACCGAGTGGCCCGAGA ATGACTACAGGTTGTTTTGCGGAGATCTAGGTAACGAAGTTAATGACGATGTTCTCTCAAAAGCCTTTTCACGGTTCCCCTCCTTCAATATGGCAAAG GTTGTTAGAGATAAGAGGACTGGCAAAACAAAAGGTTATGGATTCGTCAGTTTTTCAAACCCTACAGACCTCGCTGCAGCAATAAAAGAAATGAATG GAAAGTATGTTGGGAATCGCCCTATTAAATTGCGTAAGAGCAATTGGAAGGAGAGGACAGATGTCGAGGCTCTACAAAGACAAAAG AATCATATTCAGAAGAAACCTAAAACACAAAAGAAGGGTATTCTTCACAAGTAA